Sequence from the Pedobacter sp. D749 genome:
GCGCATACCAACATTATAACAAAGGATTGGAAGGAACTTGCACGTTTCTATGAAATCGTGTTTAATTGCATAGCGGTTCCACCCATACGAAACTATCAAGGGGAGTGGCTTGAAAAAGGCACCGGCGTCTTTAACGCTAATTTACAAGGGATACAATTACGGCTACCTGGCTATGGGGATAATGGACCGACATTAGAAATCTATCAGTATTCAGAAATGATTAATGCTGAAAGACACTTAGCTAATCAAAAAGGATTTGGACATATCGCATTTAAGGTAGAGGATATTGCGGGGGTTTTAGCAATAGCATTAAAGAATGGAGCATCGAAAATTGGAGAGCTAAGCGAACATCATTTTGATAATATCGGTGTATTTAGGTTTATTTACATCTCAGACCCGGACGGGAATATAATAGAACTCCTAAACTGGAGTTGATATTAATTTCGCAAACTTAGAAATTTGAAATCGAACGCTTTTTGGTTAGAAATCTTCAGCCATCTTGCGGCCTAAATATTATAATTATTGGAGAGATTTCGAGCTAAAATTTCAATAGAATGCTTTAAGACCAGGCATTTTATTTTAAAACCTGCTATTCATTAATTCCTGAAATGCCTCGTTGCTTAGAAATTGGTAAAGTCAGAAGTAGCTACCTGAAGAATATTGAACGAAAGACACTTACGGTATGCAGGTAGAAATCAAAACCGTCAATAAACTCATGGTCTATATGGCGGATGTTGAGGTCGCCTGTTTGGTATTTCAGTAAAATATATTCCTTAACATGCTTTTCCAATACCTTAAATCGCCTCAAAGTTCCTTCCGCATAATCTTCCTTCTCTACAAGTGCGGCCATTTTTGTATTATGGATTTTAATGGCCTCCATAATGGTGTGTGTTTTTTCTGCCTTGCCCAGATACTTGCATTTAACGCCTTCAGCGGATATCTCTGCATCTTCTACGCATAAGGCAGTATGGGCAGCA
This genomic interval carries:
- a CDS encoding VOC family protein, giving the protein MNIKYAHTNIITKDWKELARFYEIVFNCIAVPPIRNYQGEWLEKGTGVFNANLQGIQLRLPGYGDNGPTLEIYQYSEMINAERHLANQKGFGHIAFKVEDIAGVLAIALKNGASKIGELSEHHFDNIGVFRFIYISDPDGNIIELLNWS
- a CDS encoding Arm DNA-binding domain-containing protein is translated as MKTNFSLLFYLKKPKNYLKGAAPVYLRITVDGKPVEMSASRKCELELWNTKAGHMTGTKEDAKTLNSYLDKMKAGVTAAHTALCVEDAEISAEGVKCKYLGKAEKTHTIMEAIKIHNTKMAALVEKEDYAEGTLRRFKVLEKHVKEYILLKYQTGDLNIRHIDHEFIDGFDFYLHTVSVFRSIFFR